The genomic segment AGCTATGGTCACCTGATGGGCGACATGCCGGACGCCTGGCGCAGTCTGCTGTGCGACCCGCAAACCTCCGGCGGTCTGTTGCTGGCAGTTGACCCGGCGGCAGAAGCCGAGGTTCAGGCCGTCGCAGCGCAACATGGCATTAAGCTCAGCGCCATTGGCGAGCTAAAAACCGCGCGTGGCGGCCGCCCCATGGTGGAGATTCGCTGATCGATGCGGTTGTTTATTGCCGAAAAACCCAGTCTGGGGCGTGCCATTGCCGATGTGTTGCCTAAGCCGCACCGCCGGGGCGATGGGTTTATTGAATGCGGAAACGGTCAGGTGGTCACCTGGTGTGTCGGGCATCTGCTGGAGCAGGCCCAGCCGGACGCCTATGACAGCCGCTATGGCCGCTGGAATCTCGCCGATCTGCCTATCGTGCCGGACAAATGGCAGTTGCAGCCAAAACCGGCCGTCGCAAAGCAGCTTAACGTCATTAAAAAGCTGCTGCGCGAGGCGCAGGAAGTGGTCCACGCGGGCGACCCGGACCGCGAGGGGCAACTGCTGGTAGACGAAGTACTCGACTACCTGCAACTGCCCCAGGAGAAACGCCAGCAGGTGCGCCGCTGCCTGATTAACGATCTCAACCCGCAGGCGGTTGAGCGCGCCATCGACAAGCTGCGCGAGAACCGTGAGTTCGTGCCGCTTAGCACCTCAGCGCTCGCCCGCGCTCGCGCAGACTGGCTTTACGGCATTAACATGACCCGCGCCTATACGCTGCTTGGGCAGAACGCGGGCTACCAGGGCGTGCTCTCGGTAGGCCGTGTCCAGACGCCAGTGCTTGGGCTGGTGGTGCGGCGAGATGAAGAGATAGAAAACTTCATCGCCAAAGATTTCTTCGAGGTGAAAGCGCATATCGTCACGCCCGCGCAGGAGCGATTTACCGCGCTCTGGCAGCCGAGCGAAGCCTGTGAGCCTCATCAGGACGAAGAAGGTCGATTGTTAAACCGTGCGCTGGCGGAACATGTCGTCAAACGCATCGATGGCAAGCCCGCGCGGGTCACAAGCTATAACGACAAACGCGAGAGCGAAGCCGCGCCGCTGCCGTTTTCGCTCTCAACGCTGCAAATTGAGGCGGCCAAACGCTTCAACTTAAGCGCCCAGACGGTGCTGGATATCTGCCAGAAGCTCTACGAAACCCACAAACTCATCACGTATCCGCGCTCCGACTGCCGTTACCTGCCGGAAGAACACTTCGCAGGCCGCCATGCGGTGTTAAACGCCATTGGCGTGCACGCGCCGGATCTCAATCCGGGGTCTGCGGTCGACCCGTCGCGGCGCAACCGCTGCTGGGACGATAAAAAAGTGGACGCGCACCACGCCATTATCCCGACGGCGCGCAGCGCGTCGGTCTCGCTTTCTGAGGGCGAGGCGAAAGTTTATGGCCTGATTGCCCGTCAGTATCTGATGCAGTTTTGCCAGGACGCCCAGTTTCGTAAATGTGTGATAGAGCTCGAAATCGCAGGCGGCAAGTTCATCGCCAAAGCGCGCTTTCTCGCTGAAGCGGGCTGGCGTACGCTCCTTGGCGCCAAAGAGCGCGATGAAGAGAACGACGGCACGCCGCTGCCGGTGGTGGCAAAGGGGGATGAACTGCTGTGCGAGCGCGGCGAGGTTGTTGAGCGCCAGACGCAGCCACCACGCCACTTCACCGACGCCACGTTACTCTCGGCCATGACCGGCATCGCACGTTTTGTACAGGATAAAGATCTGAAGAAAATCCTGCGCGCGACCGACGGGCTCGGCACCGAAGCGACCCGCGCGGGTATTATCGAACTGCTGTTCAGGCGCGGTTTTCTGGAAAAGCAGGGGCGCTACATTCACTCCACACCTGCC from the Cronobacter condimenti 1330 genome contains:
- a CDS encoding DNA topoisomerase III → MRLFIAEKPSLGRAIADVLPKPHRRGDGFIECGNGQVVTWCVGHLLEQAQPDAYDSRYGRWNLADLPIVPDKWQLQPKPAVAKQLNVIKKLLREAQEVVHAGDPDREGQLLVDEVLDYLQLPQEKRQQVRRCLINDLNPQAVERAIDKLRENREFVPLSTSALARARADWLYGINMTRAYTLLGQNAGYQGVLSVGRVQTPVLGLVVRRDEEIENFIAKDFFEVKAHIVTPAQERFTALWQPSEACEPHQDEEGRLLNRALAEHVVKRIDGKPARVTSYNDKRESEAAPLPFSLSTLQIEAAKRFNLSAQTVLDICQKLYETHKLITYPRSDCRYLPEEHFAGRHAVLNAIGVHAPDLNPGSAVDPSRRNRCWDDKKVDAHHAIIPTARSASVSLSEGEAKVYGLIARQYLMQFCQDAQFRKCVIELEIAGGKFIAKARFLAEAGWRTLLGAKERDEENDGTPLPVVAKGDELLCERGEVVERQTQPPRHFTDATLLSAMTGIARFVQDKDLKKILRATDGLGTEATRAGIIELLFRRGFLEKQGRYIHSTPAGKALIHALPELAARPDMTAQWESTLTQISEKQCRYQDFMQPLVQTLYTLIDQARSAPVRQFRGLVAPQKAQKGRAGKGGKKPTFRKRSGAQPATE